A region from the Leptospirillum ferriphilum ML-04 genome encodes:
- a CDS encoding UvrD-helicase domain-containing protein, translating to MTGFSETPLYLGLPLEGIHAIEASAGTGKTTTLALLYLSVILSGVSPENILVVTFTRAAAQDVRERIQKLLEDVRQWRSGSKAEILPDLRAYLETLETDPLLLDMRLREALVVFDRAPIQTIHSFCQSLLRQMSFLLGAPANLVLVPEDQPVLYESSVRLWRSLFYGRDSRLAEFFLSVWEDGPGGWVRMFRTASARRGSPETCFRPVEEVMEQYRARRQTFREALGIVFPERSREVLPHRVRDLLGDREIPALGLSYDDADLGETFPPGEDALRELLGRTLQSARDLQEVIRSSFRDLAGTWKHRELREREVRGIATYDDLILRVADSLERESVAQRLRDRFPVAFVDESQDTSRDQSGIFARIYRDPRPGSALFWIGDPKQSIYRFRGADVGAYLEFSRQAKSSPASPPLRLSVNYRSSPGVLHAVNRLFGRHPSPFLLEGVSYHPSSPVSGRKPELVDPAFSGSCFLVYPGRGPKDKLDDFARVTADEVDRLLSGKILLNDRPLAASDIAVLVPKNDDGERVAGFFRERGIPYNSASPGSVFHTREADEIATVLDALLSPWRMPVLCLALGTGLFGWDARRIDGLVRDPEQARPVQEVFLEASRLWRTHGIRAAFRELFFRMGVWTRLLSAGRTRQRIDRLVDRIEKAAGQFPTPPDQHRFFSRARLSPEGESHEETVGGEPGTGVHILTVHKSKGLEFPVVFVPFGIPEKTRKEEEAFREEDGEDSDQSESLRLLYVALTRARERVYLFCPLNRKKQSALDHLLETDRHLEGRREKTVTEKRFFAMREALEEAFSGVDGVSFFEPRESSGERNHKTPKEQGKVEDEIVVRSLAHPLPVPRRVTSFTAIVARGEDSDAWNGTDPLIGDEDGEDLSGNLVERPGAAGRAFGVFVHGVLEEAGKWIVRYKKAKKISPSRADVREWLRSSFPSRPSDEVGGWTSSALELAEQGLCTPLIPISGLPLADLLDDRSRFEEPFLLRLPDEENAGEREVASHLRGVIDVVVWSGKTVYLIDYKTNFLTGEGNPYAPESLERVLSDHRYDLQARIYSGACRRHLALTGNEGEFGGFLFLFLRGMGRERGSGTVLWTPPKEGGP from the coding sequence ATGACAGGGTTTTCCGAGACCCCTCTCTACCTCGGGTTGCCCCTCGAAGGGATCCATGCGATCGAGGCTTCCGCCGGCACCGGAAAGACAACGACGCTTGCCCTCCTCTATCTGTCGGTCATTCTGTCCGGGGTTTCCCCGGAAAATATTCTCGTGGTGACGTTTACCCGCGCTGCGGCGCAGGATGTCCGGGAGCGGATCCAAAAGCTCCTGGAAGATGTCCGGCAGTGGCGCTCCGGTTCGAAAGCGGAGATCCTCCCGGATCTCCGCGCGTATCTTGAGACCCTCGAAACGGACCCTCTTCTTCTTGACATGAGATTGAGGGAAGCGCTCGTCGTGTTTGACCGTGCTCCCATCCAGACAATTCATTCCTTCTGCCAGTCCCTTCTCCGCCAGATGTCGTTTCTTCTGGGAGCGCCGGCAAATCTTGTTCTGGTCCCCGAAGACCAGCCCGTGCTCTATGAGTCTTCCGTCCGGCTCTGGCGGTCCCTCTTCTATGGACGGGATTCGCGTCTGGCCGAGTTCTTCCTGTCCGTCTGGGAGGACGGACCGGGGGGATGGGTCCGGATGTTCCGGACGGCCTCCGCCCGGAGGGGATCTCCGGAAACCTGTTTCCGGCCGGTCGAGGAGGTGATGGAACAGTATCGTGCCCGGCGACAGACGTTTCGCGAGGCCCTGGGGATCGTTTTTCCCGAGCGGTCCCGGGAAGTCCTTCCCCACAGGGTGCGGGACCTTCTGGGAGACAGGGAGATTCCCGCACTGGGCCTTTCCTATGACGATGCGGACCTCGGGGAGACTTTTCCTCCGGGGGAAGACGCCCTGCGCGAATTGCTCGGCAGGACTCTTCAGTCCGCCCGGGATCTTCAGGAGGTGATACGGTCCTCTTTTCGGGATCTGGCTGGGACCTGGAAACATCGGGAGCTTCGCGAACGGGAGGTCCGGGGTATTGCGACCTATGACGATCTGATTCTCCGGGTCGCGGACTCCCTGGAGCGTGAATCGGTGGCACAACGTCTCCGGGACCGTTTCCCCGTGGCGTTTGTCGATGAGTCCCAGGACACGAGCCGCGATCAGTCCGGAATCTTCGCCCGGATCTATCGGGATCCCCGTCCGGGGTCCGCCCTGTTCTGGATTGGCGATCCCAAGCAATCGATCTACCGTTTCCGGGGAGCCGATGTCGGGGCCTATCTCGAGTTTTCCCGCCAGGCAAAGTCCTCTCCGGCCTCTCCGCCTCTCCGCCTCTCCGTCAATTACCGCTCTTCGCCGGGGGTTCTGCATGCGGTCAACCGGCTCTTCGGACGTCATCCGTCCCCGTTTCTTCTGGAAGGGGTGTCCTATCATCCTTCTTCACCGGTCTCGGGCAGGAAGCCCGAACTTGTGGATCCGGCCTTTTCCGGGTCGTGTTTTCTGGTTTATCCCGGTCGTGGTCCGAAGGACAAACTGGATGATTTTGCACGGGTGACGGCCGACGAGGTGGACCGTCTTCTCTCGGGAAAGATACTCCTGAACGACCGGCCGCTTGCGGCGTCGGATATCGCCGTTCTTGTCCCGAAAAATGATGACGGGGAACGGGTCGCCGGTTTCTTTCGGGAGCGGGGAATCCCCTACAACAGTGCGTCTCCGGGTTCCGTCTTCCATACGCGCGAAGCGGACGAGATCGCGACGGTGCTGGACGCGCTCCTTTCCCCCTGGCGCATGCCGGTCCTTTGTCTGGCGCTCGGAACCGGGCTGTTCGGGTGGGACGCCCGAAGGATTGATGGTCTTGTCCGGGACCCGGAGCAGGCCCGGCCCGTTCAGGAAGTCTTTCTGGAAGCGTCCCGGCTCTGGCGCACGCACGGCATCCGGGCGGCTTTCCGGGAGCTGTTTTTCCGGATGGGGGTCTGGACGCGACTTTTGTCCGCCGGGCGAACCCGTCAGCGCATCGACCGGCTTGTTGACCGGATTGAAAAGGCGGCCGGACAGTTTCCGACGCCACCCGACCAGCATCGCTTTTTCTCCCGGGCCCGCCTGTCCCCAGAGGGAGAATCGCATGAAGAAACCGTCGGGGGAGAGCCGGGAACGGGCGTGCATATTTTGACCGTTCACAAGAGCAAGGGGCTCGAGTTCCCTGTCGTTTTCGTGCCGTTTGGCATTCCCGAAAAAACACGGAAAGAGGAAGAGGCGTTCCGGGAGGAGGACGGGGAGGATTCGGACCAGAGCGAATCTCTCCGCCTTCTTTATGTGGCCCTGACGCGCGCGCGGGAAAGGGTTTATCTTTTCTGTCCCCTGAACCGGAAAAAGCAGTCTGCGCTTGATCACCTTCTGGAGACGGATCGGCATCTGGAGGGGCGGCGTGAAAAAACCGTCACTGAAAAACGCTTCTTTGCCATGCGGGAAGCGCTGGAAGAGGCTTTTTCCGGTGTGGACGGGGTTTCTTTTTTTGAGCCCCGGGAATCGTCCGGAGAGAGGAACCATAAAACGCCCAAAGAGCAAGGGAAGGTTGAAGACGAGATTGTTGTCCGCTCTCTCGCCCACCCCCTTCCCGTTCCCCGGCGGGTGACAAGCTTCACCGCCATCGTCGCCCGGGGAGAGGACAGCGATGCCTGGAACGGCACCGACCCCCTGATTGGTGACGAAGACGGAGAGGATCTCTCGGGGAATCTGGTGGAAAGACCGGGGGCTGCCGGTCGGGCCTTTGGTGTGTTTGTGCACGGGGTGCTGGAGGAAGCCGGCAAATGGATCGTGCGTTACAAGAAAGCCAAAAAAATCTCTCCGTCCCGTGCGGACGTGCGGGAATGGCTCCGGTCGTCTTTTCCCTCCCGGCCTTCGGACGAGGTGGGGGGCTGGACCTCGTCCGCGCTGGAGCTGGCGGAGCAGGGCCTTTGTACGCCGCTGATTCCCATCTCAGGTCTTCCGCTGGCGGACCTTCTGGATGATCGCTCCCGCTTCGAAGAACCGTTTCTTCTCCGGTTGCCGGACGAGGAAAACGCCGGGGAAAGGGAGGTCGCCTCCCATCTTCGGGGAGTGATCGATGTCGTTGTCTGGTCCGGAAAGACCGTCTATCTGATCGACTACAAGACGAATTTCCTGACAGGAGAGGGAAACCCGTACGCCCCCGAATCCCTGGAGCGTGTGCTCTCTGATCATCGCTACGATCTCCAGGCCCGGATCTATTCCGGAGCCTGCCGCCGGCATCTGGCACTGACCGGGAACGAAGGGGAATTCGGCGGGTTTCTGTTTCTTTTCCTGCGGGGAATGGGGCGCGAAAGAGGTTCGGGAACCGTCCTTTGGACACCCCCGAAGGAGGGGGGTCCATGA
- a CDS encoding YncE family protein, translating into MIRFRACRIVLAGIAVLGIVPVLFSHSLFARGDSRNDPGGWTTVATVPLPGPPGRFDYQSLDPRTGYLYIAGMGSDSLLVFNTRKNHLVADLPGFPHAHGVLVLPELHRAYVTVSPEGHSRKGHLAVVDTVSFRTIAMIPTGLHPDGLDRDPSTRRLFVSNEWGKSLTVIDLRTNHAIGTVPLGGEVGNTRLDPSTGQIVSLVQSTGDLVEINPATLKIVRRIPLPCEWPHSLYILVRPHRAFVGCEKDARLLSVNLDNEKISPRLSTGGKPDVLTWDPEDRRLFVASESGIVSVYREQAGTLSEISHRFLGKAAHTILFDPGNRLLYLPLENSGGRPVLRILDWREDGPGPVKSVVPGQSPSP; encoded by the coding sequence ATGATCCGTTTCAGGGCATGCCGGATTGTTCTTGCCGGGATCGCCGTTCTGGGGATCGTTCCTGTCCTCTTCAGCCACTCCCTTTTTGCCCGGGGTGACTCCCGGAACGACCCCGGGGGATGGACCACCGTCGCCACCGTTCCTCTCCCCGGACCGCCCGGGCGATTCGATTACCAGAGTCTGGACCCCCGCACGGGCTATCTCTATATTGCCGGGATGGGGAGCGACAGCCTTCTCGTCTTCAATACCCGAAAAAACCACCTTGTCGCCGACCTTCCCGGTTTTCCCCACGCCCACGGGGTTCTCGTCCTCCCCGAGCTTCACCGGGCCTATGTGACCGTGTCCCCCGAAGGACATTCCCGGAAGGGACATCTGGCCGTCGTCGACACAGTTTCCTTCCGGACGATCGCGATGATCCCGACCGGTCTTCATCCCGACGGACTCGACCGGGATCCTTCCACCCGCCGTCTCTTCGTTTCGAACGAATGGGGAAAGAGCCTCACCGTGATCGATCTCCGGACCAACCATGCGATCGGAACCGTTCCCCTCGGAGGAGAAGTCGGCAACACCCGCCTGGACCCTTCGACCGGACAAATCGTTTCCCTCGTCCAGAGCACGGGGGACCTGGTCGAAATCAATCCGGCCACGCTCAAGATCGTCCGCCGGATCCCGCTTCCCTGCGAATGGCCGCACAGCCTCTACATCCTTGTCCGTCCCCACCGGGCTTTTGTGGGCTGCGAAAAAGACGCCCGCCTCCTGTCCGTCAACCTGGACAATGAAAAAATTTCTCCGCGGCTGTCGACCGGCGGAAAACCCGATGTCCTGACCTGGGATCCCGAAGACCGGAGACTTTTTGTCGCCTCGGAATCCGGGATCGTCTCGGTCTACCGGGAACAGGCCGGAACGCTCTCGGAAATCTCTCACCGATTTCTGGGAAAGGCGGCCCACACAATCCTGTTCGATCCCGGGAACCGTCTGCTGTACCTCCCGCTGGAAAATTCGGGCGGCCGACCCGTTCTCCGGATTCTTGATTGGAGGGAAGACGGGCCCGGTCCGGTGAAGTCAGTCGTCCCGGGACAATCCCCCTCTCCGTAA
- the recD gene encoding exodeoxyribonuclease V subunit alpha gives MKDLPEDFSAWCDREQEAGRMADIDRGLLILTRRGQPQTGSEEETLLVLLMVAILSRARRDGHVLIDLDEVQHHPWVLSWKNRLPDPSRWEAILDAHPLVTGPGEGPSPFLYANRCLYFSALYRQESFLARSIRERLSLGAREPDARDQEILRLASGGVEDRRRLLEGALFRPFFLLTGGPGTGKTYTSAEILKVWKILRPEAHLVVATPTGKAARRFREALSLPEVDVLTLHRLLGISPGGASPGEDRPLVQDLVLVDECSMVDLSLMARLFRALSPETSVILVGDPDQLSSVGPGSVFGDLALAMSVEQKTRPEISRAFQVLTRNYRQDSWDDFGRLAEGVRQGDAGTVLEILASGEKSGPIRWIEPRTGAIREIGKTLIEAWLPVVESRSAEEAWEKLGQFALLGAVREGPLGTRTVNRLLRNHFENRSGCYRRFVPVIVTENSVESGFMNGDPGLLEMEGNTAIRAFFQGPGQTMRVASPLLMPAWEEAFALTVHKSQGSEFDHVTVLLGSESNALLSRSLLYTAVTRARKRLTVYASRGVLREALSNAGGRSTGLFQALLATGRKESAPG, from the coding sequence ATGAAGGATTTGCCGGAGGACTTTTCAGCCTGGTGCGATCGGGAACAGGAGGCCGGGCGCATGGCGGACATCGACCGGGGGCTTCTGATTTTGACGCGACGGGGTCAACCCCAAACCGGCTCCGAAGAGGAGACCCTCCTGGTCCTTCTGATGGTGGCGATTCTGTCGCGGGCCCGGAGGGATGGTCATGTCCTGATCGATCTGGACGAGGTCCAACACCACCCCTGGGTGCTTTCCTGGAAAAATCGCCTCCCGGACCCGTCCCGATGGGAGGCGATTCTGGATGCCCACCCCCTGGTGACAGGTCCCGGCGAAGGGCCTTCGCCGTTTCTGTATGCGAACCGGTGCCTGTATTTTTCTGCCCTTTACCGGCAAGAATCCTTTCTTGCCCGGTCCATTCGGGAACGATTGTCCCTCGGGGCCCGGGAGCCGGATGCCCGGGATCAGGAGATTCTCCGCCTGGCGTCCGGCGGGGTGGAAGACAGAAGACGACTTCTCGAAGGAGCCCTGTTCCGGCCATTTTTTCTGTTGACGGGGGGGCCGGGAACGGGAAAAACGTACACGAGCGCGGAAATCCTGAAAGTCTGGAAAATTCTCCGTCCCGAAGCGCATCTGGTGGTTGCCACGCCGACGGGAAAGGCGGCCCGGCGATTCCGGGAAGCCCTGTCTCTTCCGGAGGTGGACGTTCTGACGCTGCACCGTCTTCTGGGAATCTCGCCGGGAGGAGCCTCTCCGGGGGAGGACCGCCCTCTTGTGCAGGACCTCGTGCTGGTCGACGAATGTTCCATGGTGGATCTGTCCCTGATGGCCCGTCTCTTCCGCGCCCTCTCTCCGGAAACATCGGTGATCCTGGTCGGCGATCCCGACCAGCTTTCGAGCGTCGGTCCCGGCTCGGTGTTCGGGGATCTGGCCCTGGCGATGAGCGTAGAACAAAAGACCCGTCCGGAGATTTCCCGGGCCTTTCAGGTGCTGACCCGGAATTACCGGCAGGACAGCTGGGACGATTTCGGCCGTCTGGCCGAAGGGGTCCGGCAGGGCGATGCCGGAACGGTTCTCGAGATTCTTGCTTCCGGTGAAAAGTCGGGCCCCATCCGGTGGATCGAGCCCCGGACAGGCGCGATCCGGGAGATCGGAAAAACCCTGATCGAAGCCTGGCTTCCTGTCGTGGAGAGCCGCTCTGCCGAAGAAGCCTGGGAGAAGCTGGGACAGTTCGCCCTGTTGGGTGCCGTTCGGGAAGGGCCTTTGGGGACGCGGACGGTGAACCGCCTCCTCCGGAACCATTTTGAAAACAGGTCCGGATGTTACCGGAGGTTCGTGCCGGTGATCGTGACCGAAAATTCGGTGGAGTCGGGATTCATGAACGGGGATCCGGGTCTTCTGGAAATGGAGGGAAACACCGCCATCCGCGCCTTTTTTCAGGGGCCCGGGCAGACGATGAGGGTCGCTTCCCCCCTGCTGATGCCGGCATGGGAGGAGGCATTCGCCCTGACCGTGCATAAAAGTCAGGGGTCCGAATTTGATCATGTGACGGTCCTTCTCGGTTCGGAGTCCAACGCCCTTCTGAGCCGGTCTCTTCTCTATACGGCCGTGACCCGGGCCCGGAAAAGGCTGACGGTCTATGCCAGCCGGGGGGTTCTCCGGGAAGCCTTGTCCAATGCCGGCGGGCGTTCAACGGGTCTTTTCCAAGCGCTTTTGGCAACGGGAAGGAAAGAGAGTGCTCCGGGATAG